Proteins co-encoded in one Salvia miltiorrhiza cultivar Shanhuang (shh) unplaced genomic scaffold, IMPLAD_Smil_shh original_scaffold_220:::fragment_1, whole genome shotgun sequence genomic window:
- the LOC131003539 gene encoding 2,3-bisphosphoglycerate-dependent phosphoglycerate mutase 1-like: MASTAYHQAVVTLQSRGYFTDSCLNQENGIASFRLISKGVKLDIALTRRETYCSRRRSVPVTQASASHTTAVPDPVLSPSSGTSSDSKKKSNEAALILIRHGESMWNEKNLFTGCVDVPLTKKGVEEAIEAGKRISNIPVDMIYTSSLIRAQMTAMLAMTEHRRKKVPIILHDENEQARAWSQIFSEDTKKQCIPVVTAWQLNERMYGELQGLNKQETADRYGTEQVHVWRRSYDTPPPNGESLEMCAERAVAYFTEFIQPQLLSGKNVMIAAHGNSLRSIIMYLDKLTSQEVISLELSTGIPMLYIFKEGRFIRRGSPVAPTEAGVYAYTKRLAQYRQKLDEMFQS, encoded by the exons ATGGCCTCCACAGCATATCACCAAGCAGTTGTGACTCTTCAATCTCGCGGTTACTTCACTGACTCTTGCCTCAATCAGGAGAATGGAATCGCTTCCTTTAGGTTGATTTCAAAAGGTGTCAAGCTAGATATTGCTCTGACAAGAAGAGAAACTTATTGCTCTAGGAGGCGAAGTGTCCCTGTGACTCAGGCATCGGCCTCACACACCACAGCGGTCCCTGACCCAGTTTTGTCTCCATCAAGCGGCACCTCAAGTGACTCCAAGAAGAAATCAA ATGAAGCTGCACTAATTCTGATCAGGCATGGGGAGTCTATGTGGAATGAGAAGAACCTCTTCACAGGTTGTGTTGATGTGCCACTCACCAAGAAGGGAGTGGAAGAAGCTATCGAAGCCGGCAAAAGAATCAGCAACATACCGGTCGACATGATCTATACTTCTTCGTTAATTCGTGCACAGATGACTGCTATGCTTGCAATGACTGAACATCGTCGCAAGAAG GTTCCAATTATTTTGCATGATGAGAATGAGCAAGCGAGAGCATGGAGCCAAATTTTTAGTGAAGATACTAAAAAACAATGCATTCCAGTTGTCACTGCTTGGCAACTAAACGAAAGAAT GTATGGAGAACTACAGGGTCTGAATAAGCAAGAAACAGCCGATAGATATGGGACCGAACAAGTCCATGTGTGGCGACGCAGTTATGACACACCTCCTCCAAACGGCGAGAGTCTGGAAATGTGTGCTGAGAGAGCTGTCGCGTACTTCACGGAATTT ATTCAGCCCCAGCTTTTGTCTGGGAAGAACGTGATGATTGCGGCCCATGGAAACTCACTGAGGTCCATTATCATGTATCTGGACAAGCTGACTTCTCAAGAG GTCATTAGCTTGGAATTATCAACTGGAATACCGATGCTTTACATTTTTAAAGAGGGAAGATTTATTCGCAGAGGTAGCCCTGTGGCACCAACTGAAGCTGGTGTTTATGCTTACACTAAG CGCTTGGCTCAATACAGGCAGAAGTTAGATGAAATGTTTCAATCCTGA
- the LOC131003540 gene encoding uncharacterized protein LOC131003540 — protein sequence MSNVSNGQKKSTPDECENSSPPEMEQAKINEVRQLIGPLSGNLAVYCSDASISRYLRARNWNVKKAVKMLKATLKWREEFKPEEICWDDVAGEAETGKIYISNYKDKNGRPVLVMRPRCQNSKSIKGQIKYLVYCMENAILDLPPEQDQMIWLIDFHGFNVSHISIKVTRETAHVLQEHYPERLGIAILYDAPKIFQPFWMIAKPFLEPKTANKVNFVYADDPNTNKIMSELFDMEMVESAFGGKDDSDFNITKYAERMREDDKRTLSYWKTPSPAMLVASPSSQNLNSKKSDERLKTEDKEHIT from the exons ATGAGTAATGTGAGTAATGGGCAAAAGAAATCCACTCCAGATGAGTGCGAAAATTCTTCACCTCCTGAAATGGAGCAAGCTAAG ATTAATGAGGTGAGACAGCTAATCGGGCCACTGTCTGGTAACCTCGCGGTTTATTGCTCTGATGCATCTATTTCAAGATATTTGAGAGCGCGAAACTGGAATGTTAAGAAGGCCGTTAAAATGCTTAAAGCAACTCTAAAATGGAGGGAGGAGTTCAAGCCAGAAGAGATTTGTTGG GATGACGTAGCAGGAGAAGCAGAAACCGGGAAGATCTATATATCGAATTACAAAGATAAGAATGGAAGGCCGGTCCTCGTCATGAGACCTAGGTGCCAG AACTCAAAATCGATAAAAGGGCAGATAAAATATTTGGTTTATTGCATGGAAAATGCAATTTTAGATCTTCCTCCGGAACAAGACCAGATGATTTGGTTGATTGATTTCCACGGTTTCAATGTTTCCCACATATCAATCAAAGTTACACGAGAAACTGCCCATGTACTGCAAGAGCACTACCCAGAGAGACTAGGCATAGCAATACTATACGATGCACCCAAGATATTTCAACCATTTTGGATG ATTGCCAAACCCTTCCTCGAGCCTAAAACGGCTAACAAAGTCAATTTTGTGTATGCGGATGATCCCAACACAAACAAGATCATGAGCGAGCTGTTCGACATGGAAATGGTGGAGTCTGCATTTGGTGGGAAAGATGACTCAGATTTCAACATCACAAAGTATgctgagagaatgagagaggacGATAAGAGAACCCTTTCGTATTGGAAAACGCCATCCCCTGCAATGCTAGTAGCTTCCCCAAGCTCGCAAAATTTGAACTCAAAGAAATCCGATGAACGACTCAAGACTGAAGATAAAGAGCACATCACCTGA
- the LOC131003541 gene encoding probable beta-D-xylosidase 7 — protein sequence MRTHNRNRRSLPLLIILMFLSTDSVFLPAQSDATPPFSCDPSNLSTNLFPFCNTSLPIAARVKDIVSRLTLDEKIQQLVNNAAAVPRLNISAYEWWSEALHGVSRHGKGVTFSGSIKSATMFPQIILSAASFDSQLWYRIAQAIGKESRAFFNAGQGKGMTYWAPNINILRDPRWGRGQETAGEDPLVAAKYAVAYVRGLQGDSEAGEIKRDGRLMASACCKHYTAHDLDNWKGVSRYAFDAKVTKQDMADTFQPPFKACVEQGKASGIMCAYNRVNGVPSCADQNLLTKTVRQQWGFQGYIASDCDAVAIIHDVQGYAKEPEDAVAAVLKAGMDVNCGSYLAKFTKSAVEKNKVSEGDIDRALSNLFFIRMRLGLFNGDPRQLEYGSINGSYVCSKEHQDLALQAAQSGIVLLKNDGALLPLSKNSTNSLAIIGPNANTSDTFVGNYEGYPCKSITILQALENLYSITTKFDQGCDFANCTSVSTDKAVAIAKEADHVVLVMGLDQTLEREKLDRLELGLPGYQEDLITAVAAAAKRPVVLVLLCGGPVDISFAKQNPKIASILWAGYPGEAGGVAVAQTLFGDNNPGGKLPVTWYPKEFSKVAMTDMRMRPDPSQGYPGRTYRFYTGPKVYEFGYGLSYTNYTYKFVSVSHDSLFLNGSLYVDAVKRSESSQSISISKLGSNACKSIKVSAQVRVTNHGDMAGKHPMLLFVRSNNTKSGDTARQLVGFKTVRLSPGKTKDLGFDMNPCESFSHADEDGALVIEEGTLYLGVGDDEHPINVVI from the exons ATGAGAACCCATAACCGTAACCGCCGCAGCCTCCCACTCTTAATCATTTTGATGTTCCTCTCAACAGATTCAGTGTTTCTCCCAGCACAATCCGACGCCACTCCCCCATTTTCATGCGATCCATCAAACCTCTCCACAAATCTCTTTCCCTTCTGCAACACTAGTTTACCCATCGCTGCCAGAGTGAAGGACATCGTGTCCCGCCTCACGCTCGATGAGAAAATCCAGCAGCTCGTCAACAACGCTGCCGCCGTCCCCCGCCTCAACATCTCCGCCTACGAGTGGTGGTCGGAGGCGCTGCACGGCGTCTCGCGCCACGGCAAAGGCGTCACTTTCAGCGGCTCCATCAAGTCGGCCACCATGTTCCCCCAAATCATCCTCTccgccgcctccttcgattCGCAGCTCTGGTACCGCATCGCGCAG GCGATCGGAAAAGAGAGCCGAGCGTTCTTCAATGCAGGACAGGGGAAGGGGATGACATATTGGGCGCCAAACATAAATATCTTGAGGGACCCGAGATGGGGGAGAGGGCAGGAGACAGCTGGCGAAGATCCATTGGTGGCCGCGAAATACGCCGTGGCGTACGTTAGAGGGCTCCAGGGGGATAGTGAAGCAGGGGAGATCAAAAGGGACGGCCGTCTCATGGCCTCCGCTTGCTGCAAGCACTACACTGCGCACGACTTGGACAACTGGAAAGGCGTCTCCCGCTACGCATTCGATGCCAAA GTGACGAAGCAAGATATGGCGGATACGTTCCAGCCGCCGTTCAAGGCGTGCGTGGAGCAAGGCAAGGCAAGCGGCATAATGTGCGCGTATAATCGTGTCAATGGCGTTCCAAGCTGTGCTGATCAAAATCTTTTAACTAAAACTGTTCGACAACAATGGGGTTTTCAGGG GTACATTGCGTCGGATTGCGACGCTGTTGCTATAATACATGATGTGCAAGGCTACGCCAAAGAGCCAGAAGATGCAGTCGCAGCTGTGCTTAAAGCTG GTATGGATGTGAATTGCGGCAGCTACTTGgcaaaattcacaaaatcagcTGTGGAAAAGAACAAAGTATCAGAAGGTGATATAGACAGAGCCCTTAGCAAtctcttcttcatcagaatgaGACTAGGACTTTTTAATGGCGATCCAAGACAACTCGAATACGGAAGCATCAATGGCAGCTATGTCTGCAGCAAAGAGCACCAAGATCTCGCCCTCCAAGCTGCACAATCCGGCATCGTCCTCCTCAAAAACGACGGCGCCCTCCTCCCCCTATCCAAGAACTCAACCAACTCTCTGGCTATCATAGGCCCCAATGCCAACACTTCAGACACATTCGTTGGAAACTACGAAGGCTATCCATGCAAGAGTATCACAATTCTTCAAGCACTTGAAAATCTATACAGCATCACCACCAAGTTTGATCAGGGCTGCGACTTTGCTAACTGCACTTCAGTTTCCACTGATAAAGCAGTGGCCATCGCCAAAGAGGCAGATCATGTTGTCCTAGTCATGGGATTGGATCAGACGTTGGAGAGGGAGAAGCTCGATAGGCTCGAGCTGGGCCTCCCTGGATATCAAGAGGATCTTATCACAGCCGTTGCAGCCGCTGCAAAAAGACCTGTTGTCTTAGTGCTTCTATGTGGAGGCCCCGTTGATATCTCCTTTGCCAAACAGAATCCCAAAATCGCAAGCATTCTGTGGGCCGGGTATCCAGGAGAAGCCGGAGGAGTTGCAGTGGCTCAAACTCTGTTTGGAGACAACAATCCAG GCGGTAAACTACCGGTTACTTGGTATCCAAAAGAGTTCAGCAAAGTAGCAATGACAGATATGAGGATGAGGCCTGATCCATCTCAAGGGTATCCGGGGCGAACCTATAGATTCTACACCGGTCCAAAAGTTTATGAATTCGGTTATGGTCTCAGCTACACTAACTATACTTACAAGTTCGTCTCAGTCAGTCATGACAGCCTCTTTCTGAATGGTTCATTGTATGTAGATGCCGTTAAGAGATCTGAATCTTCTCAGTCGATATCTATATCAAAACTAGGAAGCAACGCCTGCAAGAGCATCAAGGTTTCAGCTCAAGTGAGAGTCACCAATCACGGAGACATGGCTGGTAAGCATCCGATGTTATTGTTTGTTAGAAGCAACAACACGAAAAGTGGTGATACGGCGAGACAATTGGTTGGATTCAAGACTGTGAGATTAAGTCCGGGAAAGACTAAAGATCTTGGATTTGATATGAATCCCTGTGAGAGTTTTAGCCATGCTGATGAAGATGGAGCACTGGTTATTGAGGAGGGCACCCTCTACTTAGGCGTGGGGGATGATGAACACCCTATTAATGTTGTAATCTAA